One part of the Phoenix dactylifera cultivar Barhee BC4 unplaced genomic scaffold, palm_55x_up_171113_PBpolish2nd_filt_p 000257F, whole genome shotgun sequence genome encodes these proteins:
- the LOC103697729 gene encoding probable WRKY transcription factor 65 yields the protein MDGRCSTELSRNSEPEEVGIAPENNAPSPLGDPKAAQPISPSAKRSRRSVQKRVVSVPIPGDGDGSRPNGGSGGGEGAPRTDSWAWRKYGQKPIKGSPYPRGYYRCSSSKGCPARKQVERSRVDPTMLVVTYSFDHNHPGPLPKNHRHPKPWPPPPLAAPPVEDPSPIHESTPESIVLDEKFSNLIGEEPSLTIHDEIRWFSDVGSPSSTSPLAAAENLPFGSIFAGAAVDGEERELPEECGGEEMVDGEEDGTFAGLGELPECAVVFRRERSRLAPASW from the exons ATGGACGGGCGGTGCAGCACCGAGCTATCACGTAATTCCGAGCCTGAGGAGGTTGGAATAGCGCCCGAGAATAACGCCCCGAGCCCGCTCGGCGACCCGAAAGCCGCCCAGCCCATCTCCCCCTCCGCCAAGAGGAG CCGGCGGTCGGTCCAGAAGCGAGTGGTATCGGTACCCATCCCCGGCGACGGCGACGGATCGCGGCCCAACGGCGGCAGCGGTGGCGGCGAGGGAGCTCCGCGGACCGATTCGTGGGCCTGGAGAAAGTACGGCCAGAAGCCGATCAAGGGCTCCCCTTACCCGCG GGGCTACTATAGATGCAGCAGCTCGAAGGGGTGCCCGGCGAGGAAGCAGGTGGAGCGGAGCCGAGTGGACCCCACCATGCTCGTCGTCACCTACTCCTTCGACCACAACCACCCCGGGCCACTCCCCAAGAACCACCGGCACCCCAAGCcttggccgccgccgccgctggcgGCACCGCCCGTCGAGGACCCCTCACCGATCCACGAGAGCACGCCCGAATCCATCGTTCTGGATGAAAAGTTCTCCAATCTGATCGGAGAAGAGCCGTCCCTCACGATCCACGACGAGATCCGGTGGTTCTCAGACGTAGGATCGCCGTCCTCCACCTCGCCCCTGGCGGCCGCGGAGAATCTGCCTTTTGGCTCGATCTTCGCCGGCGCCGCGGTGgatggggaagagagagagctgCCGGAGGAGTGCGGCGGCGAAGAGATGGtggatggggaggaggacggGACGTTCGCTGGGCTCGGGGAGCTGCCGGAGTGCGCGGTGGTGTTCCGGAGAGAGAGGTCGCGGCTGGCGCCGGCATCGTGGTGA
- the LOC103697731 gene encoding ras-related protein RIC2-like — MAGAYRAEDDYDYLFKVVLIGDSGVGKSNLLSRFTRNEFSLQSKSTIGVEFATRSLTVDSKVIKAQIWDTAGQERYRAITSAYYRGAVGALLVYDVTRHATFQNVDRWLKELRDHTDPSVVVMLIGNKSDLRHLVAVSTEDGNACAERESLHFMETSALESTNVDNAFAEVLTQIYQIVIKKTLEAGDDAASAVPINGERIYVKADDSSLKRSGCCSG; from the exons ATGGCGGGGGCGTACAGGGCGGAGGATGACTACGATTACCTCTTCAAGGTGGTGCTGATCGGGGACTCCGGCGTGGGGAAGTCCAATTTGCTGTCGAGGTTTACGAGAAACGAGTTCAGCCTCCAGTCCAAGTCGACCATCGGGGTGGAGTTCGCCACCAGGAGCTTGACCGTGGACAGCAAGGTTATCAAGGCCCAGATTTGGGACACTGCCGGCCAGGAGAG GTACCGTGCCATCACCAGTGCTTACTATCGAGGAGCTGTAGGTGCGCTGCTCGTCTATGATGTTACTCGGCATGCTACATTTCAGAACGTTGATCGTTGGCTGAAGGAGTTGAGGGACCACACAGATCCCAGCGTGGTTGTCATGCTCATTGGTAACAAGTCCGACCTCCGCCACCTTGTTGCTGTTTCAACCGAAGATGGAAACGCTTGTGCTGAgagggaatcactccatttcaTGGAGACATCAGCACTAGAATCTACAAATGTGGATAATGCTTTTGCTGAGGTTCTGACTCAGATTTATCAAATTGTGATCAAGAAAACCCTTGAGGCAGGCGATGATGCAGCATCTGCTGTCCCCATTAATGGAGAGAGAATATATGTGAAAGCTGATGATTCATCATTGAAGAGATCTGGCTGCTGCTCGGGTTAG